Genomic DNA from Triticum dicoccoides isolate Atlit2015 ecotype Zavitan chromosome 4B, WEW_v2.0, whole genome shotgun sequence:
tTAAGCAAAGTGGGAAAGATAagtaaagagcttataagcaagaaccatagcatcatactacattaagattgtcatatccgatcatcttggatcatatcaccgaaataccatacatataacatacttgggttagaggtcgttgcatttttgcctagtaggttgtgcacaagtaccgtatccgcctattgtgcaatcgtgctagtgtctctctagtgttgtgcaacaagagcattttcgtgtactccacattttggctcatttttggtttgcacaaccccacttatctatttgcgtgtgtgtttccgtgtaccactacttgcttggtctacttgttgcatttgcaaatttgtgaatcttttccaacattattgaagctcacttaaaattgcatcaaattttgtgccaccatcctaaccaagctccaccataagcttttacttctgtaggtgtgagaaccgacaagaattggtaccaatagtgctatttcattgtctgcatttgagtgaacttgattcatcttcaacatcggtcaaggtacatttcgtatacgttcttctccttctaccacttacattttgcttggaatgatggataggccaagttcttcaacCAATCCACccctcatcgagcaagacgacgacatatcCTCATTTGTCACCAAGAGCtacctctttggtgctcaacgagtgttgcatcaagagcaacaagcaatgagcgaccgcatcgacaatctcgccactgacttgcgactctccgagcaacaaataagagactacttcgacaacaagttcgactctcacaagcaagagaatgatgaaagaatggacgagatccgtgaTTTGATGGTGAACCGCCATCCctccacttcttcatactcaagacggagccgctcaagtcgacactccgacgacaccctctctggctcaagtaccccaacatcgaacactcttcgccgagccgcgcgtcaagacagtcatacatctcgcaatcctctacatgacaagcattcacaaagagcaagtcgacgagcaagaACTTCGTCCTCCACCACACCAAGTTGCTTTTGCTCAAGATCAAGAATGACGACGTCAccatcgccaagaggaagaacgagcacgtctacaccaagaggaacaagacgccgaggctcaacgtcttcaacaacaacaacgtgaagcacaagctcttgaggcgcaacgtgcccttcaagaatcgagtcgagccatcgccaactgcAACCGcgataggcgcaatcaagaggaagcacttcgagaaTAAATCCAAGAGCGTAACTACCAAccgcgagtgcaacgtcaagttcctcaagttcctcaagctcgacAAGTTCCACCTTAACCTCAAGTTCAAGAAGAGCAAGCTGATCATGAACTTCCTCCACGTCTAGAGAAACATGAGGTTGATTAtcttccacgtcaagggcgtcatcatcaccctcgacaacaacaaaatgaagagcaccgctatggcaagctaaagttcacaatgcccaagttcaatggaagtaatgatccgaagagtacctctcatgggcattgaaggtcgacaaaatcttttgtttgcacaattatgaggaagagaagaagatttcTATGGCCTCacctgagttccaagactatgtgctcatatggtgggaacaagtccttgagcgccgagaatcaagaggtgaaccaccaatcaccacttgggttcaaatgaaggatgtcatgcgagcacgttttgtgcccacctactacaaccgcgatctcttcaagaagctcccaactcctcaagcaaggaacaaagagtgttgaagaatacttcaAGGAAATGGATATAGCCATGATTCAAGCtaatgtcacagaagatgatgagaaaaccatggcacgcttcttgaatggcctcaatcccatcaagaagatttctgacttccaaccctactccaacctcattgagctcgtgcatcaagctaccaaggcggaacatcaagtgcaagatgacttcaagtacgccaagtactcatccaagacatacggcttctccaacatccagGCCTCAATGACTCCAacgtctacctcaaccaagccatctacaagcaatgacaacaagtcaagttacaagcgaACTTCGACAACCTCAATCCATCCtcttcctactacaagcaacttcaagccgcgcgcttcatcatctactccaaccgatgagaccgtcaagacaagatccttcaagtgtttcacttgcggcgatcGAGGCCACaaatcctatgagtgcaccaacaagtgcaccatgatcctcaacgatgatggaacatatgactccatgagtgacgaggagatggaagccattgagcaagtggccatgcaccggcgcgtgaacgaggatgaagatgatcaagtcttttgtgatgaagattcgagccccactctcgttgtctccaaagtcttgactctccaacatcaacaagaagaagaccaaagatgccacatcttccacactaaggtcggcatcaacggaaggtccgtcaaggtcatcatcgatggaggtagttgccacaacttggcaagtgaagagctatgttccaagctgcaattggtcaagatgaagcacgcgCACccatacaaggttcaatggcttagTGATTCcgtcactatacgagttgagcatacggtccaagtctccttcaaaattggtgcatatgaggacactttggagtgtgatgtcgtcccgatgtctgtttgccacctccttcttggtcgagcaTGGCAATAcgaccgcggcgtcatccacaacgggcgtaccaatcactatagcttcaagataaaagggaaggagtatgtactacgacctatgtctcctagtcaagtgatagccgacaagcaaaccacccatagagagaagagtgagaaagtgatccaccaaaaagcgagtgagagccacaagacaaacttgagcgcctcttctccTAGAGAGAAAaatctagttctatttgccaccaaaagtgagatgagagaagtgtgtgagaacccatcaagtgttatgcactttgtccttgtgtgcaaggatggggacccaaaaactaacacctctcacgatctacctttagtgtttcaacctcttttgcaggaattccaagatgttttccccgatgagctacctctaggtctacctcctctatgaggcattgagcatcgaatcgacctcatccctggagcacctctaccaaacaaagctccataccgtgtcaaccccgaagaaactaaggagatacaacggcaagtacaacaactaatcgacaacgaccATGTACGTGAAACctgaagcccttgtgccgttccggttatacttgttcctaagcaagatggaagttatcgcatgtgttctgattgtagacctatcaatgctattaccgttcgctataggcatcccattcctgcctagatgatatgcttgatgaacttagtggtgtcgCCTTTTTCTCaaagattgatcttaaaagtggctattatcaaatccgcatacaagagggtgatgaatggaaaaccgctttcaaaaccaaatttggcttgtacgagtggttagttatgcctatgggtttatcggaagctcccgataCTTTCATgcttcttatgcattttgtgcttcgtcgttatattggagtgtttgttgtggtttacttcgatgacattcttgtttttagcaaatccatgaaagagcatctaaatcatgttagggatgttttgcaaactcttcgcaaggaacgtctttatgccaacatgaaaaagtgcatgtttggtgttgacaaacttgttttcttgggttttgttgtctcttccaagggtgttcatgttgacgaatctaaaattgaggcaattaaaacttggccccaacccactaatTTGCAATAAGTGcgcagttttcttggccttgcaggtttttaccgtcgctttgtgaaagattttagcactattgtcgctcctttgcatgccttgagtaagaagaatgttccttttgtttggggatctttgcaatccaccgcttttgatgagctcaagtctttgcttactcatgctcccattcttgctttgcccaacttttacaaaacttttgaggttcattgtgatgcaagtggtaccagaattggcggagttttgatgcaagaaaaacgagccattgcatattttagtgaaaaactcttcggtgctcaacttaactatcccatatatgacaaagaattgtatgctttagtgcgtgtgctacatgtttgggaacattaccttagacctcatgagtttgtcatccataccaatcatgaaatgcttaagtacttaaaaggccaaactaagttgaacaagtgtcatgccaaatggagtgaatttgttgaatctttcccctatgtgatcaagtacattaagggtaaggaaaatgtagttgtggatgcgctttcccgcatatgcatgcttgtcactaaacttgagttgaatgttattggctttgagcacataaaacacTTGTATGCGAATGACCCCTCCTTTGCTAtttcttatgctaagtgtttgacgcacacatcttgggaatgatattacatcaatgatgattatcttatgagagctaacaaactttgcattcccaagtcttctctttgtttgctccttttgcaagaagctcatggatgcggactcatgggacactttggacgcgacaggacattcgccacgctctacaagaactacttttggcccaagatgttccgcgacgtctcatgcttcaccaaccgatgctcgacatgtcgcaaagctaactctaaagctcaatcccatggtgtttacatgcctcttcctattccttatcaaccttgggaagacattagcatggattttgtacttggtttgcctagaactcaaaatggaaaggattccatgtttgttgttgtggaccgattttctacgatggcacatttcattccttgcaacaagatagacgatgcttcacatattgccaatctcttttgtagggaaatcttgcgactccatggagtgccaaagacgattgtttcggaccgcgacgtcaagttcttgagttacttttggaagacgctatgcgctaagctcggaatcaagctcttgttcccatccgcataccatcctcaaaccgacggccaaacggaggtgacaaaccgtacgctctccactctacttcgcgtgttgatcaagaagaacatcaaggagtgggaggagtgtctacccatcaccgagtacgcctacaaccgtgcaagacattcaacgattggcaagtcccccttcgaggtcgtctacggcttcaacccgttgtctccattggacattctacctcttcctctaaaaGAGTGCACCAACCacgacgcaagtgcccgtgcaaactacatcaagaagatgcatgaagatacaaggcacaccatcgagcgccaagtacaacgactagcgaccaagctcaacatcaacaagcaacccatgatattcaacatcgaagatctcgtgtggctacaccttcgcaaggaccgcttccccaacgaacgcaagtccaaacttctacctcgagccaatggacccttcaaggtgctagaacgctacaacaacaacgccaacaagaccgacatcccacgcgacaagtactccgtgagcgacatcttcaatgtcaaggatctctcaccgtaccatggtgatgaggatttcgatcctaggtcggatctttcccaagggaggggatatgatgcggagcatccaacggtcatccccatggacctaccatcgtctcaccaagcaccaaaaGGACCCATGACATGAGTACAAGCTAGAGCTCTTGAGAacgaggtgacttccttccttagcgatatcacatatgatccactcgagacatggctactacctaaggccGATATGCTATTCATGATCAGGTGTCAAGAGGACCCCCTCCAAGATGCACGcgaagacggacaagtccccaagtacaTGGATGAAGAGGATCGATGAAAGGAACCGGAGAAGcccccaggcaccggacatccggcctcaagccccggacatccggcccctagaaGCATCACCAGCAACAAGGAGCCAGCACCAAGCATatacaggcaccggacatccggccccagcccggatatccggccccagcccggacatccggcccgaaacACGGACATCCAGCATCCATCACAGAACCGTCCAGAAGTTGTGCctcgtcagcccggacatccggcccgtcccgagcgcccggacattcggcccctcGACCGGACATCCAGACCCCATCCTATCCAGGGAGCACTGTGGCCGGCTCCAccggcccggacatccgcccccctaagcccgaacatccggcaccacgggaaggcccggacatccggcccgacgcccggacatccgccccccctACCTGCATGCAGTGTAACCGGACCGAGGTCCATGTACCCTTtccccccttagactatatatactccatctcCACCTAcatgttagggttagcattggtttagctcatttgagatagagcattacTCATCCATTAGTATCTCCTccatcgtgagagaccgcggcctcttcggagaagatccacttggattcaagacctccatccagagaagacaatcaagacctcctcccggagaagaacggttaccctttgtatcgtcccttgttgactttggatctcgtgttactttgtgcctcgatgatctagcacttgtgtgatcgtaTTCGTGTCGGTTGAGTGAATCTCTTGTCCCCCCCCCTCCCGTGTTCTCCCTCGTTTTCTTCCACGCGTTCTTTGTGTTCCTCGTAGGatactctccaaacgtgaaagatcggcccctagggttccgccctacatcaaaaCTCATACCAAAACCTCATTCCCATCGTGCCCGAGCTTCGACAACATCCACATCATGCATTAAAACTTGTAACAGACACATGTTCATCACGACCCGAGATCAAATCCgccaacgagcgagattcctatttaaaacgggcATTTAGTTGCTAAAGACAGTTTGcggattacacttacatcacatagaACATGACTGGCCAGAATAATTCGCAGGGAgaggcacggttgcgaagatagcccaaaGGTCGGGTTCCTATACAAAGGGAAGTTCAGGTTGTGTAACTCAGGATGTTCAGCTTATGATCAGAATAATATTAGGAtcctgtgatcagaatagtgtgTGTATTTGtgtgtgttttgtgtgtgtgtgtgtgtgtgtgtgtgtgtgtgtgtgttttataaAGGACCAAATACATGTCCACAATGATAATAAAAATATATCTTGAGAGTCCTTTTATTACCTCACTATTAAGACGGGATGGCAACTTTGGAATACAAAAAGATAGTGCCTTTATGACAAagattgtcaaaatatatatgaagtatgacATGGTAATATCCATATCCATAATTTTCATCTTCTAGGTTTCAtacattttaattttaattttccaAATTATCTTTATTACAGATTGAACTTTCATAAATACGAGCAACACACATTGGTATTTAGCTATTGTGAATACAAATAGCGTGAGATTCAAATACTGAACTCATTGTGCTCGAAGTTTGACTGAAATGATCTCGCTATTACTGTTAGTTACTACACAAATTTTAATCCTACATGTAAATGACATAAATTCATACTTCGCTAATGTGTATCATTTCCGGTCATTATTTTTTAGCTATGAGGACTACAATTTCATTTGGACCTTCTTAACAATCAAAACTTGATTAGCGACAATTGGAAAGACGTTGATCTTATGAGACCCTCTTCGGTACAACCCTNNNNNNNNNNNNNNNNNNNNNNNNNNNNNNNNNNNNNNNNNNNNNNNNNNNNNNNNNCCATTAAGGAAGCGTATAGCAGCACTTCAAAAATAAAACCACGCCAGCAAGACATCGAACGGGAGCGACTACAATAGAAGAAGGGCCACAGGTGCAAAAATAGAAAAACATATATCTGGGCCATTGGATCATAGGTGGATGGCACAGATTCTGGTGGAAGGATCTCAGCCACTTATTGTGTATTTTACGAAAAAAAAACCCTACTAGCAATTAGTTATAAAACGGAACTTTTGCGGTAACCACCTCAAGTATTTCATTTCATTCTCCATTCATTTTGTCCGACGGCCGCTTGTGGAGTCTGCACAGTGATGAAGCCCCATATCCTATTAGTTTATACCACTTAAAATATTTGCACGTATGTACTTCATGAAAACCATGCATATTTCAGTACATTAGTGGCTTGTACTACATCGCTAATTATGCAAAAAGAAGTTGAGTATGACTGTCACTGCAAAGTATGTCAATATCTATCACAAATATGTGAGTACCTAGATAAAATTAAGCCACCCTTTGAAGTATAACTAAACATCAGACTGGACTCGCCCAGATTGAGCATATCACAAGCATAAATATCTTGATGAGACATGGTAGCACCATCTTTGGTACATGGCCAGCAACAGGCATTAAGGACTAATCTGATCACCATTCAACAAGCATTGTTATTTAAAATTATAAGCTCTAGTATCTTGATGGTACATAACAGAAATGCTCTAGCATTTCCCTCCTGTTCTACTACTCCTTGTTCATCATTCATCAAGCTTCTTGTTTTGGGAGAGATCACACCAAGCAAACACGATTCAGTTGAGCACAGACACGTACAGATGCCTGATCAACAACAGAGTTAAAGTCAAGTTGCAGAGAAATTCTCTCAATTGTCAGAAAGGGGGAACTTTGATAAAAGCTTTTTCTATCCATCTGTAGTCCTGATGTTTCCGCTTGTCAGAGTACCATGCATCTACAAATACAAGGAAAAAAATATAGTTTACACTACAAGGAAAGAAATAGGAAAAATTATGTTCTCTAATACTGATCATGTATGTATTGAACAATTAAGAGTGCAACTCAAGTTGTTTTGCTAACTCGTACTCCCTccttccgaaaaagcttgtcccaaacttgtccctcaaatggatgtatctagcactaacttggtgttagatacatccatttgagggacaagctttttcaaacggagggagtagatgacaaAAGTAAAAACTTGATGTTGTAGCACAAAGGCACATGTCAAACCAGTGAAGAGAAAACGAAAATAATATCATACGGCAAAATATATTCACAGCTTGACAGTGACGGATCACTTGTATCAATTTTCACAGCAAGTAGGTCAAAACAATCAGCCATCTAGTCCCTCCAATGGACATTTCCTGCTAATTGTAGATTGTGACCTAGCATTGCCTTAATGCACACATCTTTGCTGACAGAAGCACTACAAGTGCAGGCCACGATGTTTGCATGTTCACTGAAGCTGTTGGTTTCCACTCCTAACAGCTTAGAAGCGCCTCTTATTGCTCAAGTACTTTGCAATTAGCAGCAAAGACACAAAGAAAATATGATTTTATTGTAATGAGTATAAACAATACCAAAAATCATCAAAGAAGGGATTAACGGAAAAAACATCAAAGAAGGGATAATGGAAAATTGGGCAATGACAAAATATACTTTCCTTTTTGGACTATGTcttgtcacctgatagtgttggtACAAATTTTGCAATTACTGGAACTATGGGCTCGCCTAACAGCGATGTCTCACTACTTCCCTCCATTTCATTTCAAGATGCAGCAGCAAAATAGCGGAAAACAAACTTAGTACTAGTCGACGAGCTTCGACCTATCCATCATATGGAGAGCAGAAAATTGAGAAATCAGCCCCAATTCCAAGATTGCAATGTTAAGGCTGCAAACTAAAAAGTTACACAGAAAGAGAGTCTTCTATTCTACTGTACATACAAAAGGTAAAAAAAGTTTTTGTGCCTACAAGCACTTTACATGCAGGTAATTTAATAGGTAGATGAGATTAGTTTGTTCATATGTAGAATATCCGAGAAGAGGATGAAATCTCAATATATAAAACTACTCGAAAATATAGTATAAGCATAGCAAGCTTGTCCAGTGATTAATATTTCTGTTCATGGATACAGAGAGATATCCCTGTTATTCCTATCAAGTTTAAAGCAAGCATATCCCAGATGAGCATGAACTAGCTGTCCAGTCAAAATTTTCAATTAAGCAAACATTATGTTTTTTTTTTGTTATGGCTAATCAACACCGAATAAAGCAAAGATTCTGCACTATAGTTCATATTTGTTTCATTGGATGTTCTGTCCTTAGTAATTTTCTTtagctctatgtatgtataacataCTACTGTGTTTCTAGTGGGTTAGCTACTATACTGCTCGCCTTTGCCTAAAAATCATTGTAAGTTCCCAAGCTACTGGTAGTCACTTGATGTGCATATGATTTCCAAAGATTCAGAAGTTTCGAATCTTATCCTACATGATACACCGTATGCTCCAAAGCACAATTTTAAATCAGGAGTACTATTCAGAGATCTATGCCCAAAATATTATGTAGATGACATGGACAGTATGCAGTAAAAGTTGAACAAAAATTGTTTTCCTAAATAAATGCTACAGAATTAACTAAGAAAATTGGTAGCAACCTCACAGGCAAGCATACCTGAAGACGGGAGATTTCTTCTCCAGCGTTCCCAGATGGCGGAGCTAGACGCGGGGCTGCGAGCGACGTGTGAAGAATGCGTGAGGTTTTCCACTGGACGTCGGAGAAGAGTACCTTTGAGACGGTCCGCCGGGGCAGGACGATGGAGCAGAGTATTTGTCCGCGAGGAGATCTGCTGGGCAGCGAGGACGCCGGCAGCAAGACGGTGGGGTGCTGGATCTGGACCTCCACTGGGCGCAATCGCTCAGCTAGGCACCGGATCTGGCCCGCCGCCACCATCGGCAAGCTCGCTATCGCCCAGCTACGCCGGGGTTGGAGGATTTTGGGCCTGTTGCGTTTCTGGGAAGGAGGAGATGATTCTGGAAGCAAAACTAGTAGAACCAAGGGAGTTTTGTGCAAATAATGTAGTACAGGTGTGTTCAGATCCACCCACAAGAACCTGGGCCCTTCATCCAGGATCAGATGGCCAAGAcacattttttctatttttgcATCCGTGGTCGTTCTTCTATTGTAGTCGGTCCCATTTCGAACCagacctggccaaacgggccggcccggcccggcacggcccggcctgtgctaatcgtgcctggcccggcacggcccgcTATGGCACGTTTAATAGCCGGGCCGTGTCGGGCCGGCCCACGGCGCTGCTCCTTGGCCCAGGCACGGCCTGATTAGTAAACGGGTCGCCCCGATGGCCCGTTTAGCACGCTAGGTTGCACATTTTCAGCCTGTTGGGCTGGATTTTAGGCATATTGGGCTATAttttaggtatatatatatatatatatatatatatatatatctgaaaagtatataaaaaaataaaCGGGCCGTGCCGTGTCGGCCCGCGTGCCCAGGCTCCAGGCCCAGGCCCGGCCCAAGATGTGCCGCGTGCCAGGCACAGCCCGTTTAGCCCGTGTCGTGCCTGGCCCATGGCGGGCCGTGCCGGCGTACTCGCGGGCTGGCCTGTTTGGTCCGGTATGTTTGGTCAGCTATACTTCGAACTCAGGACCTCCAGACTTCGACAAACGTGCTACAACCAGCTCGCCTAGATAGTGTTTTCAGCTTAATGGCAGAGCGAAGCCTTAAGAATAACATCATGGAGAATATTTTTAAAAACTTCCAACGCAAAATATATTTTTTTTTAAACAAAACGTGATTTTTGTGTGAATCCGAAACATTTTTCAGATTTTTGAACAAATATATAATAAACTGaaacatttttaaaaaaaatcatgaacagcTTTGAAACGCAAGTATTTTATAAAACCGCAACATTTTTCTAATTCCAAATATTTATGGAAACACAAACAATTTTTGGAACGTGAACAATTTTTGCAGCTCCAAAAAAAAATGGAAAAACAACAAAGATTTTTGTAATTGCGAACACATTTTGTAACAGAAGCATAAGACCATcattttttgatatttttgaaaAAATATGGAAACAGGAACATTGATTGAAATTCCAAACAAATTGTAAtacatgaaaaaaaattgaaataccAACCATTTCTCTAACAGTTGTGAAATTTTGAATAAAcacattttgaacattttttggaaaacaCGTACATTATCTGAAATtcctgactttttctttgaaaatgaCAAACAAAAGTTGAAGAcatgtacaattttttttgaaattatgaacattaTCTGAATTTTTTGAACATTGATTAATaaatatgaatattttttaaattctgaaaattggtTTTAAAAGTATTCGAAACATTGAAGGTTCAGTGGTCACTAAGGATGCTCAATAGGCGAGACCATAACGTTATTTGCTTCGCTCGTTCTATCTGTTTGGTTGATAACTTCATGCGACGAGTGTCAATTAGGAAATTCCATATGTTTCGAGAGTAGCGTCAAATAGAAGGCAACACACGCAGGAGGCTGGCCGACTGGGCTGGCGCATTGACGctcgcaaaaaacaaaaaataattcaCCAATATGACAGTTTTAAGTAACTATTTGTAATTATGATTTTAAATACTTTTTCCTTCGAACCTAGCATGGATGCAAACCATGGGTATGCCCACCTGCTAGCAAAAGTTGAGATCGTTACAAGAATGTCCCAAAAAACATAATGTTCATTGAAGGGTGTTTGGATAGGCCATGAGCACattttttctgaacatcctgaaatGGCCCCAACTTTCTTAAtggcttgtatgaccaattcaaggcaccatgccaagtttcttggcttttcgaaaagttttgcattttccggTGTTTTCTCGGTCAAAAAGGATCAATAAATGACTGGAtatgtcgcaacttgcatacggtgtcgga
This window encodes:
- the LOC119291772 gene encoding uncharacterized protein LOC119291772 isoform X1 → MVAAGQIRCLAERLRPVEVQIQHPTVLLPASSLPSRSPRGQILCSIVLPRRTVSKVLFSDVQWKTSRILHTSLAAPRLAPPSGNAGEEISRLQMHGTLTSGNIRTTDG
- the LOC119291772 gene encoding uncharacterized protein LOC119291772 isoform X2 produces the protein MVAAGQIRCLAERLRPVEVQIQHPTVLLPASSLPSRSPRGQILCSIVLPRRTVSKVLFSDVQWKTSRILHTSLAAPRLAPPSGNAGEEISRLQASVRVCAQLNRVCLV